One Spinacia oleracea cultivar Varoflay chromosome 4, BTI_SOV_V1, whole genome shotgun sequence DNA segment encodes these proteins:
- the LOC130472159 gene encoding protein FAR1-RELATED SEQUENCE 9-like yields the protein MINTFKLEKDDWFNRLYGLKEKWCTALSKDFFSAGILSSQRSESTNHVVGFKANKSTTLTEFYSIFQATINRWRKTEEKDDFDCTRGIPTSELSMSVILKQAANVYTITLFRDFEEEFKLSVASSTMFKGSVGRTVFFEVWIEGITGSRQEVQYKMEDSTVTCACKNFEESGWLCFHCLRILHLHSINTIPDRYITTRWTRYAKKQIWERVDTIKREKGEINNFTGWRLHMIRRYYNLILKGHKIAKARKFIEEKFKMDNKAVDEIIKKEEERKAKEEAAKIAEQEKAKAEAQRETQDGESTNSEITIVLDPDRANTKGKSKKRIKGQYDNYKQPSKKGKKKHKEFGSKTPNIQLFTPKEQLF from the exons ATGATCAACACTTTTAAGCTGGAAAAAGATGACTGGTTCAACAGATTGTATGGTCTTAAAGAAAAATGGTGTACagctttaagtaaagattttttttctgCCGGTATACTTTCTTCACAAAGAAGTGAAAGTACAAACCATGTTGTTGGTTTTAAAGCAAATAAAAGTACAACATTAACAGAGTTCTATAGTATTTTTCAAGCTACAATAAATCGATGGAGAAAAACCGAAGAAAAAGACGACTTTGACTGTACAAGGGGAATACCAACTTCAGAGCTAAGTATGAGTGTTATATTAAAACAGGCAGCAAATGTATACACGATAACACTTtttcgtgattttgaagaaGAGTTCAAGCTTTCTGTGGCAAGTAGTACAATGTTCAAGGGAAGTGTAGGAAGAACAGTGTTTTTTGAAGTGTGGATAGAAGGAATAACAG GATCAAGGCAAGAAGTTCAATACAAAATGGAAGATTCAACCGTCACTTGCGCATGCAAAAACTTTGAAGAATCTGGATGGTTGTGCTTCCATTGTTTAAGAATATTGCATTTACATTCAATCAATACAATTCCAGATCGTTACATAACAACAAGATGGACTAGATATGCAAAGAAACAGATATGGGAAAGGGTTGATACAATAAAAAGGGAGAAAGGTGAAATCAACAATTTTACTGGTTGGAGATTACATATGATCAGAAG ATACTATAACTTAATTTTGAAAGGGCATAAGATAGCAAAGGCCAGAAAATTTATCGAGGAGAAGTTTAAAATGGATAATAAAGCAGttgatgaaatcataaaaaaggaagaagaaaggaaggcaaaagaagaagcTGCAAAGATAGCAGAACAAGAAAAGGCAAAAGCTGAAGCACAACGAGAAACACAAGACGGGGAATCAACTAATTCTGAAATAACAATTGTGCTTGATCCTGATCGTGCTAATACTAAAGGAAAGAGTAAGAAGAGAATAAAGGGTCAATATGACAATTACAAGCAGCCatcaaagaaaggaaaaaagaaacacaaagaaTTTGGATCCAAGACACCCAATATTCAATTATTTACAcctaaagaacaactattttag
- the LOC130459883 gene encoding uncharacterized protein, whose protein sequence is MAFEAPRRRGRRPNAVSEEIPVAKESVSIKKNKKAGSPKSKAIALVSEKEPIEEEQTNQLVLQNSSLVDVPQPESHQLHSQVLKEVGADGLPIVFNFDTQCSGGSLCKLIKDFSPDQKAAVQEIGFGGLLGLQLS, encoded by the exons ATGGCTTTTGAAGCTCCTCGAAGGCGAGGAAGAAGGCCAAATGCTGTTTCTGAAGAAATTCCTG TTGCTAAGGAATCTGTGTCTataaagaagaacaaaaaggctGGCAGTCCGAAATCAAAAGCAATTGCGCTTGTATCTGAAAAAGAACCAATTGAAGAAGAACAAACTAATCAACTAGTTTTACAAAATTCTTCTCTGGTTGACGTTCCACAGCCTGAATCTCATCAACTTCATTCACAAGTTTTGAAAGAAGTTGGCGCTGATGGCCTGCCTATCGT gtttaattttgATACACAATGTTCAGGAGGATCAttgtgtaaattaattaaagacttCTCTCCTGATCAAAAGGCAGCTGTTCAAGAGATAGGGTTTGGAGGATTGTTAGGCCTTCAATTAAGTTGA